The Allorhodopirellula heiligendammensis genome includes a window with the following:
- a CDS encoding efflux RND transporter periplasmic adaptor subunit — MQRLPSFLCLCVALWVLFGCRERNAAPESLGDTQDLPEIAAETLRLEMQSWPTVVRCQGNLLPDEQVVVGAKVGGRVDAVHIEIGDFVEQGAPLATLDQQEARLRVLQAQAQLRQARSTVGLLEGQSADDLNPENAAPVREAKAVWDEGIAGFKRAQMLIERNALSAAEFDQAAAAEQVAQAQYASSLNAVAESLALIGVRQAELSIAQQQLADAVVTAPFSGYVQQRGIAPGAYVATGQPIAVLVRTSPLRFRGAVPERFAQSLKLGQEVRLTIQSVPTPVTAAVTRISPMLDSRSRTLMFEAEVANKDHQLRTGLFAEAEIVIDPAARAIVLPESAIVEFGGTQKVWKVVDGMASEQPIATSHRRPGYREVAEGLEIGDLVLIDGDQGAVAKVTGPTVRSSLSTSRDEPGDVKDTKDAVLNDGKPTESPESMESTEDPTDEDSNVRASS; from the coding sequence ATGCAACGTCTGCCGAGTTTTCTGTGTCTCTGTGTTGCCCTATGGGTGCTCTTTGGCTGCCGAGAGCGGAATGCCGCCCCTGAGAGTCTTGGTGATACGCAAGACTTACCAGAGATCGCTGCCGAAACGTTACGCCTTGAAATGCAGAGTTGGCCGACCGTCGTTCGCTGCCAGGGCAACTTGTTGCCCGACGAGCAGGTTGTCGTGGGCGCCAAGGTTGGCGGCCGTGTTGACGCGGTGCACATTGAGATCGGTGACTTTGTCGAGCAAGGAGCGCCGTTGGCGACGCTCGATCAACAGGAAGCTCGGCTGCGCGTGTTGCAAGCCCAGGCGCAGTTAAGGCAAGCAAGGTCCACGGTGGGCCTTTTAGAAGGTCAATCGGCCGACGACCTCAACCCGGAGAATGCTGCGCCGGTACGAGAGGCCAAGGCGGTTTGGGACGAAGGGATTGCTGGGTTCAAACGTGCTCAGATGCTGATTGAACGTAACGCGCTGTCGGCAGCAGAGTTCGACCAAGCTGCCGCTGCGGAGCAGGTTGCTCAAGCTCAATATGCCTCATCGCTCAATGCGGTTGCTGAATCACTTGCGTTGATCGGGGTGCGGCAAGCTGAGTTGTCGATTGCTCAACAGCAGTTGGCCGACGCCGTCGTCACCGCTCCCTTCAGCGGGTACGTGCAACAGCGTGGGATCGCGCCGGGAGCGTACGTTGCGACCGGCCAGCCGATAGCCGTCCTCGTGCGCACCTCGCCGCTGCGGTTTCGCGGGGCTGTTCCCGAGCGATTTGCGCAATCATTGAAATTAGGGCAGGAGGTGCGACTGACGATTCAGTCCGTGCCGACTCCTGTGACCGCGGCCGTCACGCGAATCAGTCCGATGTTGGATTCGCGGTCTCGAACTCTGATGTTTGAGGCCGAGGTGGCTAACAAGGATCATCAGCTGCGGACGGGGCTATTCGCCGAAGCCGAAATCGTGATTGATCCCGCTGCCCGGGCCATCGTATTGCCCGAGTCCGCCATCGTCGAGTTCGGGGGTACCCAGAAAGTGTGGAAGGTCGTCGATGGCATGGCGTCTGAACAACCCATCGCAACCTCCCACCGCCGTCCTGGATATCGAGAGGTGGCAGAGGGGTTGGAGATTGGTGATCTCGTCTTGATTGACGGCGATCAAGGGGCCGTTGCGAAAGTCACCGGTCCGACCGTCCGCTCTTCACTCTCGACGAGTAGGGATGAGCCGGGCGACGTGAAAGACACCAAAGACGCAGTACTCAACGATGGCAAACCGACCGAATCGCCCGAATCGATGGAATCCACCGAGGATCCTACAGACGAGGATTCCAACGTGAGGGCATCGTCATGA
- a CDS encoding DUF58 domain-containing protein: protein MKSTLLFLLSWLNPVQWVLALRRSLTAASVSLLIVGIGSLNIVWGYPWMGMFAACVSLFVVGKAVNHLAMPTLQASVGAPRWITAGSSLPMAVSLVNQGRWPGMNLWVETAARCDWLPPDGEFSTIKEVRLPHRGIHPLPAILVESYFPFYLFRAYRRVDPCTNIAVTPATSIDEDDELWRSLQTTLKGIATRMAQGDQVHYIGSLEYREGIPVRRWDFSSWARLGKPILREFSTPAARSVRLWIDNACPDVPRHRISLWRRWVAWIHPTEPVHEPFERMLALAAASILTLTRNGAAVTLSLTCDESSTPLRCEAGGDPGELLIALASLGRVEPSSQSPQQKARWQNELHVGQDEAIFVFSCRARENVAIEVPDATRWVTDRDFRKVPAEVSAEPNIEYPSAIPVATP, encoded by the coding sequence ATGAAATCGACGTTGCTTTTCTTGTTGAGCTGGCTCAATCCAGTTCAATGGGTGTTGGCGCTGCGGCGGTCGTTAACGGCGGCGTCGGTATCCTTGTTGATTGTTGGGATCGGGTCATTGAACATCGTTTGGGGATACCCCTGGATGGGTATGTTCGCGGCCTGCGTATCGTTGTTCGTCGTTGGCAAGGCCGTCAATCACTTGGCCATGCCGACGTTGCAAGCATCCGTTGGCGCCCCACGTTGGATCACGGCAGGATCCTCCCTCCCCATGGCAGTGAGTTTGGTTAACCAAGGTCGTTGGCCGGGGATGAACCTCTGGGTCGAGACGGCCGCGAGGTGCGATTGGTTGCCGCCGGATGGGGAGTTCTCGACCATCAAAGAAGTGCGGCTGCCCCATCGTGGCATTCATCCACTGCCGGCGATTTTGGTGGAATCCTACTTCCCGTTCTACCTGTTTCGCGCATATCGACGAGTCGATCCGTGCACCAATATTGCCGTCACGCCCGCAACGTCGATCGATGAAGATGATGAGCTGTGGCGATCGCTCCAGACCACCCTCAAGGGGATTGCTACGCGGATGGCCCAGGGGGACCAGGTCCATTACATCGGTTCATTGGAGTACCGCGAAGGTATCCCCGTACGTAGATGGGATTTCTCGTCCTGGGCACGCCTAGGCAAGCCAATTCTGCGTGAGTTTAGCACTCCCGCAGCTAGGTCGGTGCGGTTATGGATTGACAATGCATGCCCTGATGTGCCTCGTCACCGCATCAGCTTGTGGCGGCGCTGGGTCGCATGGATCCATCCGACCGAACCCGTTCATGAGCCCTTTGAAAGGATGCTCGCGTTGGCTGCTGCGTCCATTCTTACGTTGACTCGTAACGGAGCGGCGGTCACCCTGTCCCTGACATGCGATGAGTCGAGCACTCCGCTGCGCTGCGAAGCGGGGGGCGATCCTGGGGAATTGTTGATTGCCCTGGCCTCTCTCGGTCGGGTCGAGCCAAGCTCTCAGTCACCTCAGCAAAAAGCTCGATGGCAGAATGAACTGCACGTGGGCCAGGATGAAGCGATCTTCGTTTTTTCCTGTCGTGCTCGCGAGAACGTTGCCATCGAGGTGCCCGATGCTACCCGGTGGGTCACCGATCGAGATTTTCGCAAGGTGCCCGCCGAGGTGAGCGCTGAGCCGAATATTGAATATCCGTCTGCAATTCCAGTGGCGACGCCATGA
- a CDS encoding c-type cytochrome: MTSMIQRVPRRGLSRLLTLLVCLLPLQNGVTDAAGLGVTPPEQFKVPAGFEVDLIHQVDSANEGSWVSLTVDPKGRLIACDQNGGLFRIDVSTEPARVEKLDIEFTGAQGLLCAFGSLYANVNSRQFPSGLWRLTDTDGDDQYDQKEHIVPLNGGSEHGPHGLVLTPDGKRIVMVAGNNTSLPEELADSRVPRNWEEDHLLGRMPDARGHNADRMAPGGFIMSLDPDGSNRELIATGFRNPYDIALNHDGELFTYDADMEWDVGTPWYRPTRVNHVISGAEFGWRNGTGKWPAYYPDSFGAAVDIGPGSPTGICFGYNAQFPERYREALFIADWSYGNIYAVHLTEDGASYAGDYETFATAAPLPVTDMVIHNGAMFLTIGGRETQSGLYRISYTGVPDGEAAQADADANAVSLEDAKLQAQSLRVLRSQIERLHVADADLPVSADAATAMALEFLSHEDRSIRFASRIALEHRDVEAWKSKALASPSARARLLGVIALARCGEAEDQAAALESLLELDFDALDTDGKIAFLRAAGLVAMRLGELSDEQRAALTEAIGGAFPSEVDSLDRELAIMLVYLQAPGSTKAVLEKLTNSPSQESQIHYALTLRAATEGWDNEMRARYLGWFHEMTTARGGMSFGGFVNNIKQVFVDRLTDSQREQLAAAINPPVSADDAGPSEARPFVKNWTVEELDAIVSDSSREPDFERGKSLFGAAQCFKCHRMGLQGGILGPDLTSAGGKFNAHDMLVSIVEPSKVISDQYGATQFLTEDGEVVTGRVINMHGKNLSVLTNMLDPSSLTNVERDNIAETSAAKVSMMPTGLLDTLTANEIADLVAYLRSGGNPESAIYVEPTPSN, from the coding sequence ATGACATCCATGATCCAACGAGTGCCTCGTCGAGGGCTATCGCGTTTGCTCACGCTACTGGTTTGCCTGTTACCACTACAAAATGGCGTCACCGACGCCGCCGGACTTGGCGTGACGCCGCCGGAGCAGTTCAAGGTACCTGCCGGGTTTGAAGTTGATTTGATCCACCAGGTCGACAGCGCGAATGAAGGATCGTGGGTGAGTTTGACCGTCGATCCGAAAGGCCGATTGATCGCCTGCGACCAGAACGGGGGTCTTTTTCGCATTGACGTATCCACCGAACCAGCGCGCGTGGAGAAACTCGATATCGAGTTCACCGGTGCTCAAGGGTTGCTGTGCGCGTTCGGTTCTCTCTACGCGAACGTGAACTCACGTCAGTTCCCTTCGGGGTTGTGGAGATTGACCGATACCGACGGAGACGATCAATACGATCAAAAAGAGCACATTGTGCCGCTCAATGGGGGCAGCGAACACGGACCACACGGTTTAGTTCTAACGCCCGACGGGAAACGCATCGTGATGGTTGCAGGTAACAACACGTCACTTCCCGAAGAACTCGCCGACAGTCGCGTGCCAAGAAACTGGGAAGAGGACCACTTGCTCGGTCGGATGCCAGACGCTCGGGGGCACAACGCGGATCGCATGGCGCCGGGAGGCTTCATCATGTCGCTCGATCCCGATGGAAGCAATCGCGAGTTGATCGCAACCGGATTTCGAAACCCTTACGATATTGCACTCAATCACGATGGTGAACTGTTCACCTACGATGCCGACATGGAATGGGATGTGGGGACACCCTGGTACCGCCCGACGCGCGTTAATCACGTGATCAGTGGCGCTGAATTTGGTTGGCGAAACGGCACGGGTAAGTGGCCTGCCTACTATCCTGATTCCTTCGGTGCTGCGGTCGACATCGGTCCTGGTTCACCGACTGGCATCTGCTTTGGCTACAACGCTCAGTTCCCCGAGCGGTACCGCGAAGCTCTCTTTATCGCCGACTGGAGCTACGGAAATATTTACGCTGTCCATCTCACCGAGGACGGGGCGTCTTATGCAGGTGATTACGAAACTTTTGCGACGGCCGCCCCTCTGCCGGTGACTGATATGGTGATTCACAATGGAGCGATGTTCCTGACCATCGGAGGCCGCGAGACACAGAGCGGGCTGTATCGGATTTCCTATACGGGAGTACCCGATGGGGAGGCTGCTCAGGCTGACGCGGACGCCAATGCCGTGTCCCTCGAGGACGCGAAACTGCAGGCTCAGTCGCTGCGGGTGTTGCGTAGCCAGATCGAGCGATTGCATGTCGCCGACGCGGACCTGCCCGTGAGCGCTGATGCGGCCACGGCAATGGCGTTGGAGTTCCTCTCGCACGAGGATCGATCCATTCGATTTGCTTCACGGATCGCACTGGAGCATCGTGACGTGGAGGCATGGAAATCAAAGGCGCTGGCCTCGCCTTCGGCGCGTGCCAGATTGCTGGGCGTGATTGCTTTAGCTCGTTGCGGCGAAGCCGAAGATCAAGCCGCGGCCTTGGAGAGCCTGTTGGAGTTGGATTTCGATGCTCTCGATACCGACGGAAAGATTGCATTCCTCCGAGCCGCGGGGTTAGTTGCGATGCGGCTAGGTGAATTGAGTGATGAGCAACGCGCGGCATTGACCGAAGCAATCGGAGGGGCGTTCCCCTCGGAAGTCGATTCACTTGACCGCGAACTGGCGATCATGCTCGTCTACCTGCAGGCGCCGGGATCAACCAAAGCCGTGCTGGAGAAGCTTACCAATTCACCCAGCCAGGAGAGTCAGATTCACTACGCGCTGACACTGCGTGCAGCTACTGAAGGATGGGATAACGAGATGCGAGCTCGTTACTTGGGATGGTTCCATGAAATGACCACCGCTCGTGGCGGCATGTCCTTTGGCGGGTTCGTCAATAATATCAAACAGGTGTTCGTGGATCGTCTGACAGACTCACAACGAGAGCAGCTCGCCGCGGCGATCAATCCGCCCGTTTCTGCAGACGATGCGGGGCCATCGGAAGCACGCCCGTTTGTCAAAAATTGGACTGTTGAGGAGCTCGATGCCATCGTCAGTGACTCGTCGCGTGAACCTGACTTCGAGCGGGGTAAGAGCCTCTTCGGAGCTGCTCAGTGCTTCAAATGCCACCGGATGGGACTGCAGGGCGGGATTCTCGGGCCTGATCTGACAAGTGCGGGTGGCAAGTTTAATGCCCATGACATGCTCGTTTCGATCGTCGAGCCCAGTAAAGTGATCAGCGATCAGTATGGGGCAACCCAGTTTCTCACCGAAGACGGAGAGGTGGTCACGGGGCGAGTCATCAACATGCATGGCAAAAACCTGTCGGTGCTGACAAACATGCTCGATCCATCGAGCCTAACGAATGTCGAGCGGGACAACATCGCCGAAACCAGTGCAGCCAAAGTCAGCATGATGCCCACGGGACTGCTGGACACGCTCACTGCGAACGAAATTGCTGACCTGGTCGCGTATCTGCGTTCGGGAGGCAATCCAGAAAGCGCGATCTACGTAGAGCCAACGCCATCGAATTAG
- a CDS encoding efflux RND transporter permease subunit, which translates to MYWLAEISVKRPVFALMLITAFVVAGIAAFPTLGVDRFPNMDMPQIFVNTEYVGAAAEEVESEISSVIEDAVATVAGIEELRSISSDGRSFVIITVELDRDIDAAIQDVRDAVASVRRQLPTGIDPPIVEKRDLDSSPIMTLAVSGQRSSRELFVLADRYVKNVIESSHGVGEVVIAGAADRAIQVNIDADRLAAHQISILEVREALVRQNAEVPGGRVDEGGRELTMRTLGRLADSANFSKLVVDTVDGVPIRLGDLGTVTDSTKEVRTLASLNGEPAVVLEVQRQSGENTVAVIDGIKARLPRCEDLLPDGVRVSVIQDQSRYIVEALHEIERHLISGSILACLTVLLFMRSWRSTIIAAVAIPASIIASFAFMRWFDFTLNNVTMLALVLMVGVVIDDAIVVLENIFHCIEEKGMDPFEASIQGTREIAMAVLATTISLVIVFLPVSFLSSVTGRMLFQFGVTATVAILISMLISFSLTPMMCSKLLRPSKTRQGEAAPASRRGIYSLIERAYLWMLAMALRFRWAVLVVVVLVIASNVPLSHLVQRDYVPLNVDESEFEVRAEARQGASVLAMRHAIERVQAVLDDVDGIETALATVGTRGGSDVNRASFFIRLIDSKERTFSIGRLWNGLLAGDPSIAWRGNFTQREKMSEIREHLKTIPGLRLSVRNLTSLRQGAPVDIDFAITGPDADRLLTFSNELRQRAKEIPGLVDVYSTLQIDNPELLIHIDRPRAAAMGIEVQEIADTLRVAVGGDDRVSRYFDRTAGDAYDVELRLVGMDRNDIPSISQLFVRSNPDAAFESSGVLSTPASELRMNRGAVSLAAPSSSALTRLDNVVSFEVSTSASRIDRLSRQRMVGVRANIADGYALAGQVEALQTAAHEIGVPPGFNIEVLGGGRELERTISDFGWTFMLSFVFMYIVLAAQYENMVYPVIILLSLPIAVPFGLISLYWGGETLNLYSALGILVLFGVVKKAAILQVDHTNALRGQGLARHDAIMLANRDRLRPILMTTISFVAGLLPLLIATGPGAEERRSIAVLAAGGQTLSLLLTLLAIPVLYTFLDDFSSFCSRRWSQAKAA; encoded by the coding sequence ATGTACTGGCTCGCTGAGATTTCCGTCAAGCGGCCCGTATTTGCGTTGATGCTGATCACCGCATTTGTCGTCGCCGGCATTGCTGCGTTCCCGACACTCGGTGTCGACCGCTTTCCCAACATGGATATGCCTCAAATATTCGTTAACACGGAATACGTGGGGGCGGCCGCTGAGGAGGTTGAATCTGAGATCAGTAGTGTTATCGAGGATGCGGTTGCGACAGTGGCGGGGATCGAGGAGCTGCGATCGATTTCGAGCGACGGACGCTCTTTCGTTATCATCACCGTCGAACTCGATCGCGATATCGACGCTGCGATCCAAGATGTTCGCGACGCGGTCGCGAGTGTCCGGCGGCAGTTGCCGACTGGCATCGACCCGCCGATCGTTGAGAAGCGGGATCTCGATTCGTCGCCGATCATGACGCTCGCGGTCTCAGGCCAGCGTTCCTCGCGCGAGCTGTTCGTGCTCGCCGATCGCTACGTCAAGAACGTGATCGAGTCGTCTCATGGTGTCGGCGAAGTTGTGATCGCCGGTGCGGCTGACCGTGCTATTCAAGTCAATATCGACGCTGATCGTCTGGCGGCTCATCAGATTTCTATTCTCGAAGTCCGTGAGGCGCTCGTTCGCCAGAACGCTGAGGTTCCTGGTGGTCGAGTCGACGAGGGCGGGCGGGAACTGACCATGCGGACACTCGGCCGGTTGGCCGACTCAGCCAATTTTTCAAAACTCGTTGTGGACACTGTCGATGGAGTCCCGATCCGACTCGGTGACTTGGGCACGGTGACCGATAGCACAAAGGAAGTGCGGACACTGGCGAGCCTCAATGGCGAGCCTGCTGTGGTTCTGGAGGTTCAGCGTCAATCAGGTGAGAACACCGTCGCAGTGATTGATGGAATCAAAGCAAGATTGCCGCGTTGCGAAGACCTGCTCCCCGACGGTGTTCGCGTCTCGGTTATCCAAGATCAATCGCGATACATTGTCGAGGCGCTCCATGAAATTGAGCGTCACCTCATCTCCGGGAGCATTTTGGCGTGCCTGACCGTGTTGCTGTTTATGCGTTCATGGCGTTCGACCATCATTGCAGCCGTTGCCATTCCCGCATCGATCATCGCCAGCTTCGCATTCATGAGATGGTTCGATTTCACGCTCAACAATGTCACCATGTTGGCGCTGGTGTTGATGGTGGGCGTGGTGATCGATGATGCAATCGTAGTGCTCGAGAATATCTTTCATTGCATTGAAGAGAAAGGCATGGACCCCTTCGAGGCCTCTATTCAGGGGACTCGGGAGATCGCCATGGCGGTGCTCGCGACAACCATTTCTCTGGTGATCGTATTCCTACCAGTCTCATTCCTATCGAGTGTGACGGGCCGGATGCTGTTTCAGTTTGGTGTTACCGCGACCGTTGCCATCCTGATCTCGATGCTGATCAGTTTTTCGCTGACGCCCATGATGTGCAGCAAACTGTTGCGCCCCAGTAAAACGCGACAGGGCGAGGCCGCTCCTGCATCGAGACGAGGTATCTATTCACTGATCGAGCGAGCCTACCTATGGATGCTCGCCATGGCGCTCCGGTTTCGCTGGGCTGTGCTCGTCGTCGTCGTTCTGGTAATTGCGTCCAACGTCCCATTGAGCCACTTGGTACAGCGAGACTATGTGCCTCTGAATGTCGACGAATCGGAGTTCGAAGTGCGTGCCGAAGCCCGTCAGGGAGCCAGTGTGCTCGCCATGCGGCATGCTATCGAAAGAGTGCAAGCGGTGCTCGATGATGTGGATGGGATTGAAACGGCGCTGGCCACCGTCGGAACACGCGGCGGTAGCGATGTCAATCGAGCCAGCTTCTTCATTCGACTAATCGATAGCAAGGAGCGAACATTCTCGATAGGGAGGTTGTGGAACGGTTTGTTAGCGGGGGATCCCAGCATTGCTTGGCGTGGCAATTTCACCCAGCGCGAAAAAATGTCCGAAATTCGTGAACATCTAAAAACGATTCCAGGCTTACGACTGTCGGTGCGAAATCTGACCTCGCTACGCCAGGGAGCCCCCGTCGATATTGATTTCGCGATCACGGGCCCAGACGCCGACCGACTGCTGACGTTCAGCAACGAGTTACGCCAGCGGGCGAAAGAAATTCCCGGGTTGGTCGATGTCTACTCCACGCTTCAAATTGATAATCCAGAACTGCTGATACATATCGACCGACCACGAGCTGCGGCAATGGGGATCGAGGTGCAAGAGATTGCCGATACACTCCGGGTGGCTGTCGGTGGCGATGACCGCGTCTCACGATATTTCGACCGCACCGCCGGCGATGCCTACGATGTCGAACTGCGTTTAGTTGGGATGGATCGTAATGACATTCCCTCCATTTCACAATTGTTTGTCCGGTCCAATCCTGATGCTGCGTTCGAATCTTCAGGTGTCCTGAGCACGCCAGCCTCCGAGTTGAGAATGAATCGTGGTGCGGTCTCTTTGGCAGCACCGTCCTCCTCTGCGCTCACTCGACTTGACAATGTGGTGAGCTTCGAAGTCAGCACGTCGGCATCACGGATCGATCGGCTCAGCCGCCAGCGGATGGTTGGGGTGCGGGCGAATATTGCTGACGGATATGCACTGGCAGGGCAGGTCGAGGCGCTGCAGACGGCAGCCCACGAGATTGGCGTTCCACCGGGATTCAATATTGAGGTGTTGGGAGGCGGTCGTGAGCTCGAACGCACGATCTCGGATTTCGGGTGGACCTTCATGCTGTCGTTCGTATTCATGTATATCGTATTGGCAGCCCAGTACGAAAACATGGTCTATCCCGTGATTATTTTGCTGTCACTACCGATCGCAGTGCCGTTTGGTTTGATCAGCTTGTACTGGGGCGGCGAAACACTGAACTTGTATTCTGCCCTGGGGATCCTGGTCCTGTTCGGCGTCGTTAAGAAAGCAGCGATTTTGCAGGTTGACCACACCAATGCACTTCGTGGCCAAGGACTGGCCCGACACGACGCGATCATGCTTGCCAACCGTGACCGACTGCGGCCGATTTTGATGACGACGATCTCGTTCGTAGCAGGCCTGCTGCCGCTGCTGATTGCCACCGGACCGGGCGCTGAAGAACGCCGATCGATTGCGGTCTTGGCCGCTGGCGGTCAGACACTGTCTCTGCTGTTAACTCTGCTGGCAATTCCTGTGCTCTACACCTTTTTAGATGATTTCAGCAGTTTCTGTTCTCGTCGGTGGTCCCAGGCGAAAGCCGCCTGA
- a CDS encoding outer membrane protein assembly factor BamB family protein codes for MCFTKIARWCVLCTAWGCTFADSAATSRAAEPAAIASNTDPVRTTNEWTSWRGPQADGSGDAEQMPPTQWSESEHIAWQTPIPGRGHASPVVRGDEVFLPTADLDRQIQSVLCFDAKTGRQKWESIVHEGGFNNKNAETANSKASFASSTIAADNEQLYVNFFNDDAIYTTALDHSGHILWQQKISDYTMHQGYGSSPALHGPLVIVSADNKGGGAVAGLDRKSGKIVWSHDRPSKPNYASPIVHHLNGRDQLILTGCDLVTSLNPLTGEVLWEIPGATTECVTTTVTDGTHVYSSGGYPKNHVAAIVADGSGRVAWEINKRIYVPSMVIRDGYLYVTFDDGIAGCIDAATGEEIWKKRLGGTFSSSPVLVGTLIYATNEDGETFIFEATPEKFQSAGKNKIGQSVFATPAIVGGKIYTRVAKMEDDQRQEYLVCISN; via the coding sequence ATGTGTTTCACAAAAATTGCTCGATGGTGTGTGCTGTGCACTGCCTGGGGGTGCACGTTCGCAGACTCTGCAGCGACTTCTCGTGCTGCCGAGCCAGCCGCCATCGCCAGCAACACCGACCCAGTGCGTACAACAAACGAATGGACGTCATGGCGAGGACCGCAGGCCGATGGCAGCGGCGACGCCGAGCAAATGCCGCCGACACAGTGGAGTGAATCCGAGCACATCGCGTGGCAGACGCCCATTCCCGGTCGCGGCCATGCGTCGCCTGTCGTTCGCGGAGACGAGGTGTTTTTGCCGACCGCTGATCTCGATCGCCAAATTCAAAGCGTGCTTTGTTTCGATGCGAAAACCGGCCGGCAGAAATGGGAATCGATTGTCCATGAAGGCGGCTTCAACAATAAGAATGCCGAGACGGCAAACTCGAAGGCGAGTTTCGCCTCATCGACAATCGCGGCGGACAACGAACAACTGTATGTCAACTTCTTCAACGACGATGCCATCTACACCACGGCGCTCGATCACTCCGGCCACATTCTCTGGCAGCAGAAAATCAGTGACTACACCATGCATCAAGGCTACGGATCGTCACCGGCATTGCATGGGCCCTTGGTGATCGTTTCCGCTGACAACAAAGGCGGTGGTGCGGTTGCAGGTCTCGATCGTAAGAGCGGCAAGATCGTTTGGTCGCACGACCGCCCATCCAAACCGAACTACGCATCGCCGATCGTTCATCACCTCAACGGCCGCGACCAACTCATCCTCACTGGGTGCGATCTCGTCACCAGTCTCAATCCGCTCACGGGCGAGGTATTGTGGGAGATCCCCGGGGCGACGACCGAATGCGTCACGACGACCGTGACAGACGGTACTCACGTCTACAGCTCAGGAGGCTACCCCAAAAACCACGTCGCCGCGATCGTTGCCGATGGCAGCGGTCGAGTGGCCTGGGAGATTAACAAACGAATCTACGTACCCTCGATGGTCATTCGCGATGGCTATCTTTACGTGACCTTCGACGATGGCATTGCCGGATGCATTGATGCTGCCACCGGCGAGGAGATATGGAAGAAGCGGCTCGGCGGCACCTTCAGCAGCTCGCCCGTGCTGGTGGGAACACTCATCTATGCCACCAACGAAGACGGCGAAACATTCATTTTTGAAGCCACTCCAGAAAAGTTTCAATCCGCAGGCAAGAACAAGATTGGGCAAAGCGTCTTTGCCACGCCCGCCATTGTGGGCGGCAAGATCTACACTCGCGTAGCGAAAATGGAAGACGACCAGCGCCAGGAATACCTCGTCTGTATCAGCAACTGA